A genomic segment from Peromyscus maniculatus bairdii isolate BWxNUB_F1_BW_parent chromosome 11, HU_Pman_BW_mat_3.1, whole genome shotgun sequence encodes:
- the Mpc2 gene encoding mitochondrial pyruvate carrier 2, with translation MAAAGARGLRATYHRLMDKVEMLLPEKLRPLYNHPAGPRTVFFWAPIMKWGLVCAGLADMARPAEKLSTAQSTVLMATGFIWSRYSLVIIPKNWSLFAVNFFVGSAGASQLFRIWRYNEELKAKGIKSS, from the exons ATGGCAGCTGCCGGCGCCCGAGGCCTGCGGGCCACCTACCACCGACTCATGGATAAAGTGGAGATGTTGCTGCCAGAGAAATTGAGGCCGCTATACAACCACCCGGCAG gccCCAGAACAGTTTTTTTCTGGGCTCCAATAATGAAATGG GGATTGGTGTGTGCAGGGTTAGCTGACATGGCCAGACCTGCAGAGAAACTCAGCACAGCTCAATCCACCGTCCTGATGGCTACAG GGTTTATTTGGTCAAGGTACTCACTTGTAATTATACCAAAAAATTGGAGTTtgtttgctgttaatttctttgTGGGGTCAGCAGGAGCCTCTCAGCTGTTTCGTATTTGGAG ATATAATGAAGAACTCAAAGCTAAAGGAATCAAGAGTTCCTGA